One window of the Amycolatopsis mediterranei genome contains the following:
- a CDS encoding peroxiredoxin-like family protein, with product MTLQNALTGINDHARGALPAEVFAVLDADRRRAGNPDVSQVGARIENFELPGADGKLTSLGELVAVGPAVLVFYRGQWCPYCNLTLRTYQQEVLPELEKYGATLAAISPQQPDGSVPFEDLAFPVLSDVGSTVARGLGLSYPVSQPVREAMEALGTDLEKVNGSWELVHPAVVVVDQDRVIRYIDVHPDFVTRTEPVEILEAVKSL from the coding sequence ATGACACTCCAGAACGCCCTGACCGGGATCAACGACCACGCCCGCGGCGCACTGCCGGCGGAGGTCTTCGCGGTCCTCGACGCCGACCGCCGCCGGGCCGGGAACCCGGATGTCTCCCAGGTGGGCGCCCGGATCGAGAACTTCGAGCTCCCCGGGGCCGACGGGAAGCTGACGAGCCTCGGCGAGCTGGTCGCGGTCGGGCCGGCGGTGCTCGTGTTCTACCGCGGCCAGTGGTGCCCGTACTGCAACCTGACCCTGCGCACCTACCAGCAGGAAGTCCTCCCAGAGCTGGAGAAGTACGGCGCGACGCTGGCCGCGATCAGCCCACAGCAGCCGGACGGCTCGGTGCCGTTCGAAGACCTGGCGTTCCCGGTGCTTTCGGACGTCGGCAGCACGGTCGCGCGTGGGCTCGGGCTGAGCTACCCGGTGTCCCAGCCCGTGCGGGAGGCCATGGAGGCGCTCGGCACGGACCTCGAGAAGGTCAACGGCAGCTGGGAGCTGGTGCACCCGGCGGTCGTCGTGGTCGATCAGGACCGCGTGATCCGCTACATCGACGTCCACCCGGACTTCGTCACGCGGACCGAGCCGGTGGAAATCCTGGAAGCGGTCAAGTCGCTTTGA
- a CDS encoding TetR/AcrR family transcriptional regulator, with product METQAASTPRGKRTREAIVDAAATLMYVDGVAGTSVDKVLAASGAGKSQMYHYFKNKEQLVEAVIDRYLEQILGNQPAIFTLASWADLETWTEQLLDVHRRAGAPIACPLGNLAGEVGDNPKLAPLVDQAYRTWESHLARGLKTLQDNGELAVDADPARLAQAAMTSVQGGLLLAHIRHDLTALEDALGIALAYLRGFKR from the coding sequence ATGGAGACGCAAGCGGCTTCGACCCCACGCGGCAAGCGGACCCGCGAGGCGATCGTCGATGCGGCGGCCACGCTGATGTACGTCGACGGCGTCGCGGGCACGAGCGTCGACAAGGTGCTCGCCGCGAGCGGGGCCGGGAAATCGCAGATGTACCACTACTTCAAGAACAAGGAACAGCTGGTCGAGGCCGTGATCGACCGCTACCTCGAGCAGATCCTCGGCAACCAGCCGGCGATCTTCACGCTGGCCTCGTGGGCCGATCTGGAGACGTGGACCGAGCAGCTGCTGGACGTTCACCGCCGCGCGGGCGCGCCGATCGCCTGCCCGCTGGGCAACCTCGCCGGCGAAGTGGGCGACAACCCGAAGCTCGCGCCGCTGGTCGACCAGGCCTACCGGACGTGGGAGTCCCACCTGGCGCGCGGGCTGAAAACATTGCAGGACAACGGGGAGCTCGCCGTCGACGCCGATCCGGCGCGGCTGGCGCAGGCGGCGATGACGTCCGTCCAAGGTGGACTGCTGCTGGCGCACATCCGGCACGACCTCACGGCGCTGGAGGACGCGCTCGGGATCGCGCTCGCGTACCTGCGCGGCTTCAAGCGGTGA
- a CDS encoding LysR family transcriptional regulator, which yields MDLGRLRTLREFADRGSVTAAARALHCTPSAVSQQLRALQREVGLPLTEPAGRGLRLTDAGRALVARADEVLAALERAESELDTYRSAPRGRVRIAIFQSAGLMLLPGLLTRVAGYDGLEIDVRDVDMTPPEVPGLVADYDIVVAHRDEHAPEFASSRLEVVPLLREPLDVALPAGHRLANQRRVELADLADERWISVDFGFPVDDVLRSLTIRTGVRPVVVQRINDFRITERLVAAGHGIALLPRYTMGTWSTASFEGPGGGAPGPGRSPGWQGSGLVGRPLAGIRAARLVEAVCRTGARRRPAVAQVIEELRAEVAQLTA from the coding sequence GTGGATCTGGGCCGGCTGCGCACGCTGCGGGAATTCGCCGACCGCGGGAGCGTGACGGCGGCCGCGCGGGCGCTGCACTGCACGCCGTCCGCGGTCTCGCAGCAGCTGCGCGCGCTGCAGCGGGAGGTCGGCCTGCCGCTCACCGAGCCGGCGGGTCGTGGCCTGCGGCTGACCGACGCGGGCCGCGCGCTGGTCGCCCGCGCCGACGAGGTGCTCGCCGCGCTCGAGCGGGCCGAGTCCGAATTGGACACCTACCGCAGCGCGCCGCGCGGGCGGGTGCGGATCGCGATCTTCCAGTCGGCCGGCCTGATGCTGCTGCCGGGCCTGCTGACCCGGGTCGCCGGGTACGACGGCCTGGAGATCGACGTCCGGGACGTCGACATGACGCCGCCAGAGGTGCCCGGGCTGGTGGCGGACTACGACATCGTCGTGGCGCACCGCGACGAGCACGCGCCGGAGTTCGCCTCGAGCCGCCTCGAGGTGGTGCCGCTGCTGCGCGAACCGCTCGACGTCGCGCTGCCGGCCGGGCACCGGCTGGCGAACCAGCGCCGCGTGGAGCTGGCGGATCTCGCGGACGAACGCTGGATCAGCGTCGACTTCGGCTTCCCGGTGGACGACGTGCTGCGCTCGCTGACCATCCGCACCGGCGTGCGGCCGGTCGTGGTGCAGCGGATCAACGACTTCCGGATCACCGAGCGGCTGGTCGCCGCCGGCCACGGCATCGCGCTCCTGCCGCGGTACACGATGGGCACCTGGTCCACGGCGTCTTTCGAGGGTCCGGGCGGCGGAGCCCCCGGCCCGGGGAGAAGCCCCGGATGGCAGGGCAGCGGGCTGGTTGGGCGGCCGCTCGCCGGCATCCGCGCGGCCCGGCTGGTGGAGGCGGTCTGCCGGACGGGCGCCCGCCGGCGCCCGGCGGTGGCCCAGGTGATCGAGGAACTGCGCGCGGAAGTCGCTCAGCTCACCGCTTGA
- a CDS encoding EamA family transporter → MPARDRLLAVLVAVLWGLNFLAIHATLGQFPPVFAGALRFAVIAVPTILFVPWPKVPVRHLLGYGLGFGTGQFAFLFIAMDTGMPTGLASLVLQASAPFTVLLGAVFLGERVTPHQLAGIALAVAGMAAIAWQRSGHAALLPMVLTLLAALSWAFGNLSTRKAKPDNPLHFTLWMSVVPPLPMFALSLVMEGPAAQWRSLTTLGTPTGLTALGGLTYVVLIGTVVGSGLWTTLMRRNPAGVVSPFSLLVPVVGLTASFLLLGERPTWLEVGAAVVVIAGVLLGSVRRPARKPELVAV, encoded by the coding sequence ATGCCCGCCCGTGATCGCCTGCTCGCCGTGCTCGTCGCCGTCCTCTGGGGCCTCAACTTCCTGGCCATTCACGCCACGCTCGGCCAGTTCCCGCCGGTGTTCGCGGGCGCGCTGCGGTTCGCCGTGATCGCCGTCCCGACGATCCTGTTCGTGCCGTGGCCGAAGGTGCCGGTGCGGCACCTGCTCGGGTACGGCCTCGGCTTCGGCACCGGCCAGTTCGCGTTCCTGTTCATCGCGATGGACACCGGCATGCCGACCGGGCTCGCGTCGCTGGTGCTGCAGGCGTCGGCGCCGTTCACGGTGCTGCTCGGCGCCGTCTTCCTGGGCGAACGCGTCACGCCGCACCAGCTGGCCGGCATCGCGCTGGCGGTGGCCGGGATGGCCGCGATCGCGTGGCAGCGGTCCGGGCACGCCGCGCTGCTGCCGATGGTGCTGACCTTGCTGGCCGCGCTGAGCTGGGCGTTCGGCAACCTGAGCACGCGCAAGGCCAAGCCGGACAACCCGCTGCATTTCACGCTGTGGATGTCGGTGGTGCCGCCGCTGCCGATGTTCGCGCTTTCGCTGGTCATGGAGGGGCCGGCCGCGCAGTGGCGTTCGCTGACGACGCTCGGGACGCCGACCGGGCTGACCGCGCTGGGCGGGCTGACCTACGTGGTGCTGATCGGCACGGTCGTCGGATCGGGCCTGTGGACGACGCTGATGCGCCGCAACCCGGCCGGCGTGGTTTCGCCGTTCTCGCTGCTGGTGCCGGTGGTCGGGCTGACGGCGTCGTTCCTGCTGCTGGGCGAGCGGCCGACCTGGCTGGAGGTCGGCGCCGCCGTGGTCGTGATCGCCGGCGTGCTGCTCGGGTCCGTGCGACGGCCCGCGCGCAAGCCCGAGCTCGTCGCGGTCTAG
- a CDS encoding DedA family protein, with amino-acid sequence MHIDQWLATIPPISVYLIVGAVIMIESLGIPLPGEVVLVSAALLTLSHPNLSPLWVGAVASAGAIVGDSIGYFIGKTGGQRLFAWAGRKFPKHFGPTHIANAERIFNKRGMWAVFFGRFIAFLRILAGPLAGSLRMHYPKFLFANALGGIAWAGGTTALIYYVGEAAEKWLGDFSKYGLIAAIVLGVVVFLVMKKRLGRDHAEKEEKQEETAA; translated from the coding sequence GTGCACATCGACCAGTGGCTGGCGACGATCCCGCCGATCTCGGTGTACCTGATCGTCGGCGCGGTGATCATGATCGAAAGCCTTGGTATCCCGCTGCCTGGCGAGGTGGTGCTGGTCAGCGCGGCCTTGCTCACCCTGAGCCACCCCAACCTGAGCCCGCTGTGGGTCGGCGCCGTGGCCAGTGCCGGTGCCATCGTCGGTGACAGCATCGGCTACTTCATCGGGAAAACCGGCGGGCAGCGGCTGTTCGCCTGGGCGGGGCGGAAATTCCCGAAGCACTTCGGGCCGACGCACATCGCCAACGCCGAACGGATTTTCAACAAACGCGGCATGTGGGCCGTGTTCTTCGGCCGGTTCATCGCGTTCCTGCGCATCCTCGCCGGTCCGCTCGCCGGGTCGCTGCGCATGCACTACCCGAAGTTCCTGTTCGCCAACGCGCTCGGCGGCATCGCCTGGGCCGGCGGCACGACCGCCCTCATCTACTACGTCGGGGAGGCCGCCGAAAAATGGCTCGGCGACTTCTCCAAGTACGGCCTGATCGCCGCCATCGTCCTCGGTGTCGTCGTCTTCCTCGTCATGAAGAAGCGCCTCGGTCGCGACCACGCCGAAAAAGAGGAAAAGCAGGAAGAGACCGCCGCCTAG
- a CDS encoding YybH family protein, which produces MSEQQIRDLMAAREVAMATRDAETLGAHYAPDVVAFTLAPPLVHRGAEVIDVEARRAWFETFEGPIEYEIRDLEITIGGDIAYSHALNRMSTTPKGAPAGFELWFRSTVCFRREDGGWRITHVHDSTPFYMDGTLRAAVDLKP; this is translated from the coding sequence ATGAGCGAGCAGCAGATCCGCGACTTGATGGCGGCGCGTGAGGTGGCGATGGCGACCCGTGACGCGGAGACGTTGGGAGCGCACTACGCCCCGGACGTGGTCGCGTTCACGTTGGCGCCCCCGCTGGTGCACCGCGGCGCGGAGGTCATCGACGTCGAGGCGCGCCGGGCGTGGTTCGAGACGTTCGAGGGCCCGATCGAGTACGAGATCCGCGACCTGGAGATCACGATCGGGGGAGACATCGCGTACAGCCACGCGCTGAACCGCATGTCGACAACGCCGAAGGGCGCGCCGGCGGGGTTCGAGCTGTGGTTCAGGTCGACGGTGTGCTTCCGGCGGGAGGATGGTGGGTGGCGGATCACCCACGTGCATGATTCGACGCCGTTCTACATGGACGGAACCCTGCGGGCGGCGGTGGACCTGAAGCCGTGA
- a CDS encoding YciI family protein, with protein MKYVVLIYGNPQSRKAWEGMSDEQRAAGLALYQQLNDDLDASGERIVSERLAFPELAKRVGPLATDGPFAEAKEFLAGFYLLDCESEERALEVARRIPEASFGVVEVRPVMGLHGPEL; from the coding sequence GTGAAATACGTGGTCCTGATCTACGGCAACCCCCAGTCCCGCAAAGCGTGGGAAGGCATGAGCGACGAACAGCGGGCCGCCGGGCTGGCCCTCTACCAGCAGCTCAACGATGATCTCGACGCCTCCGGCGAGCGGATCGTCTCCGAACGGCTCGCCTTCCCGGAGCTCGCCAAGCGGGTGGGTCCACTGGCCACCGACGGGCCCTTCGCCGAGGCCAAGGAGTTCCTCGCCGGCTTCTACCTGCTCGACTGCGAGAGCGAAGAACGCGCTCTCGAGGTCGCGCGGCGGATCCCGGAAGCCTCCTTCGGGGTGGTCGAGGTGCGGCCGGTGATGGGGCTGCACGGGCCGGAGCTGTGA
- a CDS encoding RNA polymerase sigma factor, producing MTDVEHLLRELAPQVLAALVRRYGGFDTCEDAVQEALLAASQQWPAEGVPDHPKGWLITAASRRRIEQWRSETARQRREETVALAEPPGKEPVSGVDDTLTLLLLCCHPSLTPPSQVALTLRAVGGLTTAEIARAFLVPEATIGQRISRAKQKLKGERLTRDDSTERLAAVLQVLYLIFTEGHTASSGDALSRVELTTEAIRLVRQLRGGLPDDGEVAGLLALMLLTEARRPARVDATGALVPLAEQDRTRWNRAFIDEGVALITHALATAPVGPYQLQAAIAAVHDEATTAGETDWAEILTLYDLLRVVAPGPMVTLNRAVAFAQVHGPEAGLAELSELAKDPALANHHRVDAIRAHLLELSGDAAGAREAYLAAARRTLSLPEQAYLQSRAAKLET from the coding sequence GTGACCGACGTCGAACACCTGCTTCGCGAGCTCGCGCCGCAGGTCCTCGCCGCGCTCGTCCGGCGGTACGGCGGCTTCGACACCTGTGAGGACGCCGTCCAGGAGGCGCTGCTGGCCGCGTCGCAGCAGTGGCCGGCCGAGGGCGTCCCGGATCACCCGAAAGGCTGGCTGATCACGGCGGCGTCCCGGCGCCGGATCGAGCAGTGGCGCAGTGAGACCGCGCGGCAGCGGCGTGAAGAAACCGTCGCGCTCGCCGAGCCGCCCGGCAAAGAGCCGGTCAGCGGGGTCGACGACACCTTGACCTTGCTGCTGCTCTGCTGCCACCCGTCGCTGACGCCGCCATCGCAAGTCGCCCTCACCCTGCGCGCGGTCGGCGGGCTGACGACGGCCGAGATCGCCCGGGCCTTCCTCGTCCCCGAGGCCACGATCGGCCAGCGCATCAGCCGCGCGAAACAGAAGCTGAAAGGGGAACGGCTCACGAGGGACGACAGCACCGAACGGCTGGCCGCGGTGCTGCAGGTGCTCTACCTGATCTTCACCGAGGGCCACACGGCCAGCTCGGGGGACGCGCTGAGCCGCGTCGAGCTGACGACCGAGGCGATCCGGCTGGTCCGGCAGCTGCGCGGAGGACTTCCGGACGACGGCGAGGTCGCCGGGCTGCTCGCCCTCATGCTGCTGACCGAGGCCCGGCGCCCGGCCCGCGTCGACGCGACCGGCGCTCTCGTCCCGCTGGCCGAGCAGGACCGCACCCGGTGGAACCGGGCGTTCATCGACGAGGGCGTCGCGCTGATCACGCACGCACTCGCGACCGCGCCGGTGGGGCCGTACCAGCTGCAGGCGGCAATCGCCGCGGTCCACGACGAGGCCACCACGGCCGGCGAAACCGACTGGGCCGAAATCCTCACCCTCTACGACCTGCTGCGGGTCGTGGCACCCGGCCCGATGGTGACGCTGAACCGGGCCGTGGCGTTCGCGCAGGTCCACGGCCCCGAAGCGGGGCTGGCGGAACTGTCGGAACTGGCCAAGGACCCCGCGCTCGCGAACCACCACCGGGTCGACGCGATCCGCGCGCACCTGCTGGAGCTGTCCGGGGACGCGGCCGGGGCCCGCGAGGCGTACCTGGCCGCCGCCCGGCGGACGCTGAGCCTGCCGGAACAGGCGTACCTGCAGTCGCGGGCCGCCAAGCTGGAGACGTGA
- a CDS encoding ABC transporter ATP-binding protein, which translates to MTRPAGDVLLEVTDLKVHFPIKSGVVFDRTVGHVFAVDGVDLAIRRGETYGLVGESGCGKSTLGRAILRLNEPTSGHVVFDGTDVAALKGEELRKARRRMQMIFQDPMSSLDPRQSVESILLEGMHAHGLDKDKEATQRRLRQLLSAVGLPETSLRKYPHEFSGGQRQRIGIARALAVEPDLIVADEPVSALDVSVQAQVVNLLEDLQQQLGLTYVVIAHDLAVVRHISDRIGVMYLGALVEETDADSLYRDPLHPYTRALLSAIPVPDPQVEDTREQILLAGDLPSPANPPSGCRFHTRCPWKQASLCDTDRPQLREIGGGHRVACHYAEDIRDGRIQPHEVEPELVELTGALNPDLGPPDIGTAAEIL; encoded by the coding sequence ATGACCCGTCCTGCTGGTGACGTGCTGCTCGAGGTCACCGACCTCAAGGTGCACTTCCCGATCAAGAGCGGCGTCGTGTTCGACCGGACGGTCGGGCACGTGTTCGCGGTCGACGGCGTCGACCTGGCCATCCGGCGGGGCGAAACCTACGGCCTGGTGGGCGAATCCGGCTGCGGCAAGTCCACTTTGGGCCGGGCGATCCTGCGGCTCAACGAGCCCACTTCCGGGCACGTGGTGTTCGACGGCACCGACGTCGCCGCCCTCAAGGGAGAGGAACTGCGGAAGGCCCGGCGCCGGATGCAGATGATCTTCCAGGACCCGATGTCCAGTTTGGACCCACGGCAGTCGGTCGAGTCGATCCTGCTCGAGGGCATGCACGCGCACGGCCTCGACAAGGACAAGGAAGCGACCCAGCGGCGGCTGCGTCAGCTGTTGTCGGCGGTCGGCTTGCCGGAGACGTCGTTGCGGAAGTACCCACACGAGTTCTCGGGCGGGCAGCGCCAGCGCATCGGCATCGCGCGGGCGCTGGCCGTGGAGCCGGACCTGATCGTCGCCGACGAGCCGGTGTCCGCATTGGACGTTTCGGTGCAGGCCCAGGTGGTGAACCTGCTGGAGGACCTGCAGCAGCAGCTCGGCCTGACCTACGTCGTGATCGCGCACGACCTCGCGGTGGTGCGGCACATCTCCGACCGCATCGGCGTGATGTACCTCGGTGCGCTGGTGGAGGAGACCGACGCGGACTCGCTGTACCGGGACCCGCTGCACCCGTACACGCGGGCGCTGCTGTCGGCCATCCCGGTGCCGGACCCGCAGGTCGAGGACACCCGCGAGCAGATCCTGCTCGCCGGTGACCTGCCGTCGCCGGCGAACCCGCCGTCGGGCTGCCGCTTCCACACGCGCTGCCCGTGGAAGCAGGCGAGCTTGTGCGACACCGACCGCCCGCAGCTGCGCGAAATCGGCGGCGGGCACCGGGTGGCGTGCCACTACGCGGAGGACATCCGTGACGGGCGCATCCAGCCGCACGAAGTGGAGCCGGAGCTGGTGGAACTGACCGGGGCGCTCAACCCCGATCTGGGGCCGCCGGACATCGGCACCGCCGCCGAGATCCTCTGA
- a CDS encoding ABC transporter ATP-binding protein yields the protein MALLEVRDLKVDFVRRGERSFTAVDGVSFDVEPGQTVGLVGESGCGKSVTSLAIMRLLAKRGNKVSGSVRFEGTDLLTLPDREMRDRRGRDLGMVFQDPLSSLNPVIPIGLQITEVLERHRGMSRKVASREAVDLLDKVGIPDPSRRLSEYPHQLSGGMRQRALIAIALACRPRLLIADEPTTALDVTIQAQILALLRELVQDTGTALIMITHDLGVVAGLCDEVNVLYGGKIVERAQRHRLFAEPRHPYTHGLLASIPRLDAGRGEKLIPIRGSVSDNIPWDHGCAFAPRCPNALPVCREVQPQLVPDRGALLRCHNPVRPAVAAGGGTR from the coding sequence ATGGCACTCCTTGAAGTCCGTGATCTCAAGGTCGACTTCGTCCGCCGAGGCGAGCGGTCGTTCACCGCGGTGGACGGCGTGAGCTTCGACGTCGAACCGGGCCAGACGGTCGGCCTGGTCGGCGAGTCCGGCTGCGGCAAGTCCGTCACGTCGCTGGCGATCATGCGGTTGCTGGCCAAGCGCGGTAACAAGGTCAGCGGTTCGGTGCGCTTCGAAGGCACCGACCTGCTCACGCTGCCCGACCGGGAAATGCGCGACCGCCGCGGCCGTGACCTCGGCATGGTGTTCCAGGACCCGCTGTCCTCGCTGAACCCGGTCATCCCGATCGGGCTGCAGATCACCGAGGTGCTGGAGCGCCACCGCGGGATGTCCCGCAAGGTGGCGTCCCGCGAAGCGGTGGACCTGCTGGACAAGGTCGGCATCCCGGACCCGTCCCGGCGGCTTTCCGAGTACCCGCACCAGCTTTCCGGCGGGATGCGGCAGCGTGCGCTGATCGCGATCGCGCTGGCGTGCCGGCCGCGGCTGCTCATCGCCGACGAGCCGACGACCGCGCTCGACGTCACCATCCAGGCGCAGATCCTGGCGCTGCTGCGGGAACTGGTGCAGGACACCGGTACCGCGCTGATCATGATCACCCACGACCTCGGCGTCGTCGCCGGGCTGTGCGACGAGGTCAACGTCCTCTACGGCGGCAAGATCGTCGAGCGGGCGCAGCGGCACCGGCTGTTCGCCGAGCCGCGGCACCCGTACACGCACGGCTTGCTCGCCTCGATCCCGCGCCTGGACGCGGGCCGCGGCGAGAAGCTGATCCCCATCCGGGGTTCGGTTTCCGACAACATCCCGTGGGACCACGGGTGCGCCTTCGCCCCGCGCTGCCCCAACGCGCTGCCGGTCTGCCGCGAGGTCCAGCCGCAGCTGGTGCCCGACCGGGGCGCCCTGCTGCGCTGTCACAACCCCGTGCGGCCGGCGGTCGCCGCGGGAGGAGGAACCCGATGA
- a CDS encoding ABC transporter permease → MNTLLNKKKEPIDKLASASGHSLGGEAVRRMLRSPVAITGGVITALFLLLAIFAPLIAPKDPYERYLQSKVSLGQGIIPGAQPGFPLGVDDFGRDYLSRMLVGAQQTLLVGVLATVIGVLIGVVIGGLAGAFGGWVDTVLMRLVDVMLSVPSLLLAISVAALFQKPSQWTVILAVSMIGVPIFARLLRGSMLVQRGSDHVLAATSLGVKRTSIVFRHMLPNSLGPVIVQATLTLATAILEAAALSFLGLGDPDPNRAEWGIMLSRGARQFLDVRPELAYYPAIAIIVVALGFTLLGESLREALDPKNRR, encoded by the coding sequence ATGAACACTCTGCTGAACAAGAAGAAGGAACCGATCGACAAGCTCGCGTCGGCGTCCGGGCACAGCCTGGGCGGCGAAGCGGTGCGGCGGATGCTGCGCAGCCCGGTGGCCATCACCGGCGGCGTGATCACCGCGTTGTTCCTCCTGCTGGCGATCTTCGCGCCGCTGATCGCGCCGAAGGACCCCTACGAGCGTTACCTGCAGAGCAAGGTTTCCCTTGGCCAGGGCATCATCCCGGGCGCACAGCCCGGATTCCCGCTCGGCGTGGACGACTTCGGCCGCGACTACCTTTCGCGGATGCTCGTCGGTGCCCAGCAGACGCTGCTGGTCGGCGTGCTGGCCACGGTGATCGGCGTGCTGATCGGGGTCGTCATCGGCGGGCTGGCCGGCGCGTTCGGTGGCTGGGTCGACACCGTCCTCATGCGACTGGTCGACGTCATGCTGTCGGTGCCTTCGCTGCTGCTGGCCATTTCGGTGGCGGCGCTGTTCCAGAAGCCCAGCCAGTGGACAGTGATCCTGGCCGTGTCGATGATCGGCGTGCCGATCTTCGCGCGGCTGCTGCGCGGTTCCATGCTGGTGCAGCGCGGCAGCGACCACGTGCTCGCCGCGACGTCGCTGGGCGTGAAGCGGACGTCCATCGTGTTCCGGCACATGCTGCCGAACTCGCTGGGCCCGGTCATCGTGCAGGCGACGCTGACCCTGGCCACCGCCATCCTCGAGGCCGCGGCGCTGTCGTTCCTCGGCCTGGGCGACCCGGACCCGAACCGGGCGGAGTGGGGCATCATGCTGAGCCGCGGGGCCCGGCAGTTCCTCGACGTCCGGCCGGAGCTCGCGTACTACCCCGCCATCGCGATCATCGTGGTGGCGCTCGGGTTCACGCTGCTCGGCGAGTCCCTCCGCGAAGCCCTCGACCCGAAGAACAGGCGGTGA
- a CDS encoding ABC transporter permease, producing MLRFLVRRLLQAIPTLLILSILVFAWLRSLPGGPAAALLGDKATPEKIANLNHVLGLDQPVVIQYFKFLGRALTGDFGASLISTQPVMSEIGTFLPATIELGISAMIVAVVIGIPAGYLSARYRGGAVDNVIIVLTLIGVAVPVFFLGYMMQDVLAGPLGLPSQGRQTAGLDATSITNFAILDGIMTSEWDAVWDAIKHLILPAFALATIPLAVITRITRASVLEVLNEDFIRTANSKGLTQPVVRRRHVLRNGLLPVVTTIGLQTGALLGGAVLTERVFNFRGLGFLLAEGIERRDYPRLQALLLFGALVYVLVNMLVDVSYGIIDPRVRVR from the coding sequence GTGCTCCGTTTTCTCGTGCGTCGGCTGCTACAAGCGATCCCGACGCTGCTCATCCTGTCCATCCTGGTCTTCGCCTGGCTGCGGTCGCTGCCCGGAGGGCCCGCGGCCGCCCTCCTCGGCGACAAGGCAACGCCGGAGAAGATCGCCAACCTCAACCACGTGCTGGGGCTCGACCAGCCGGTCGTCATCCAGTACTTCAAGTTCCTCGGCCGTGCGCTCACCGGTGACTTCGGCGCCTCGCTGATCTCCACCCAGCCGGTGATGTCGGAGATCGGCACGTTCCTGCCTGCCACCATCGAGCTGGGGATCTCCGCGATGATCGTCGCGGTGGTCATCGGCATCCCGGCGGGTTACCTTTCGGCCCGCTACCGCGGCGGCGCCGTCGACAACGTGATCATCGTGCTGACCCTGATCGGGGTCGCGGTCCCGGTCTTCTTCCTCGGCTACATGATGCAGGACGTGCTCGCCGGGCCGCTGGGCCTGCCGTCGCAGGGCCGGCAGACCGCCGGGCTGGACGCCACTTCCATCACGAACTTCGCCATCCTCGACGGCATCATGACGAGCGAATGGGACGCCGTCTGGGACGCGATCAAGCACCTGATCCTCCCGGCGTTCGCGCTCGCCACCATCCCGCTCGCGGTGATCACCCGGATCACCCGCGCGTCGGTGCTCGAAGTGCTCAACGAGGACTTCATCCGCACGGCCAACTCGAAGGGCCTCACGCAGCCGGTCGTCCGGCGGCGGCACGTGTTGCGCAACGGCCTGCTGCCGGTGGTCACCACCATCGGCCTGCAGACCGGCGCGCTGCTCGGCGGCGCGGTGCTGACCGAGCGCGTGTTCAACTTCCGCGGCCTTGGCTTCCTGCTGGCCGAAGGGATCGAACGGCGTGACTACCCCCGGCTGCAGGCGCTGCTGTTGTTCGGCGCGTTGGTGTACGTGCTGGTGAACATGCTGGTCGACGTCTCGTACGGGATCATCGACCCGAGGGTGCGTGTGCGATGA